A window of Desulfovibrio desulfuricans DSM 642 contains these coding sequences:
- a CDS encoding riboflavin synthase, producing the protein MFTGIIQGQGEVLALRDTGTERRFTLRPLFSLPSIVDGESIAVNGACLSVETHGEGVFTAYASAETLSRTTLGKLKTGDSVNMERALALGDRLGGHLVSGHVDCLATVRSVTGAGQSLCCRLAFPKEYGVEVIAKGSVALDGISLTINDCGPDFLEVNIIPDTQKRTTMRNWRPGTLVNMETDLIGKYVRSLLGAWAPGSKSAAEQNAAAQTSGLSREMLLRNGFF; encoded by the coding sequence ATGTTCACCGGCATTATCCAGGGCCAGGGCGAGGTTCTCGCCCTGCGCGACACCGGCACGGAACGCAGGTTCACCCTGCGCCCCCTGTTCAGTCTGCCCTCCATAGTCGATGGCGAATCCATTGCCGTCAACGGCGCATGCCTTTCGGTGGAAACCCACGGCGAAGGCGTGTTCACAGCCTATGCCTCCGCAGAAACCCTCTCGCGCACCACGCTGGGCAAGCTCAAGACCGGCGACAGCGTGAACATGGAGAGGGCACTGGCCCTGGGTGACCGCCTTGGCGGGCATCTGGTGAGCGGGCATGTGGATTGCCTTGCCACGGTGCGCAGCGTTACGGGCGCGGGCCAGTCGCTGTGCTGCCGCCTTGCCTTTCCCAAGGAATACGGGGTGGAGGTCATTGCCAAGGGCTCCGTGGCCCTTGACGGCATCAGCCTTACCATCAATGATTGCGGACCTGATTTTCTTGAGGTCAACATCATTCCCGATACGCAGAAGCGCACCACCATGCGCAACTGGCGGCCGGGAACACTGGTGAATATGGAAACCGACCTCATCGGCAAATATGTGCGCAGCCTTTTGGGGGCCTGGGCTCCCGGCAGCAAGAGCGCGGCAGAGCAAAATGCCGCTGCGCAGACCAGCGGGTTAAGCCGCGAGATGCTCTTGCGCAACGGCTTTTTCTGA
- a CDS encoding deoxycytidylate deaminase produces the protein MQRMPWPEYFMNITYLVSGRSTCTRRKVGAVAVKDKRILATGYNGAPAGVPHCLEVGCLREQLGIPSGQRHEICRGLHAEQNVIIQAAVHGINISGAEIYCTTHPCVLCSKMLINCGIRHIYYAEYYPDELAEQMLKEAGVIAEKLDFAPPVISAQAGVDYHV, from the coding sequence ATGCAGCGAATGCCGTGGCCGGAATATTTTATGAACATCACGTACCTGGTGAGCGGGCGTTCCACGTGTACGCGGCGCAAGGTGGGTGCGGTGGCGGTTAAGGACAAGCGCATTTTAGCCACGGGATACAACGGGGCTCCGGCGGGGGTTCCGCACTGTCTTGAGGTGGGGTGCCTGCGAGAGCAACTGGGCATTCCTTCGGGGCAGAGGCACGAGATATGCCGGGGGCTGCATGCGGAGCAGAATGTCATTATTCAGGCTGCCGTGCACGGCATCAATATCAGTGGCGCAGAGATTTATTGCACGACGCATCCTTGCGTGTTGTGCAGCAAGATGTTGATAAATTGCGGCATACGCCACATTTATTATGCGGAATATTACCCTGACGAGCTTGCGGAGCAAATGCTCAAGGAAGCCGGGGTCATTGCGGAAAAGCTGGATTTTGCACCGCCTGTTATCAGCGCCCAAGCCGGAGTAGACTACCATGTCTGA
- the ribD gene encoding bifunctional diaminohydroxyphosphoribosylaminopyrimidine deaminase/5-amino-6-(5-phosphoribosylamino)uracil reductase RibD, whose amino-acid sequence MSELDFVPFMREAIDLAEKGRWHACPNPTVGAVLVRDGQIVARGWHHAAGEDHAEVDCIKDAASRGINPAECTLVVTLEPCCHQGKTPPCTEAIKAAGIKKVVVGLADPNPVACGGACQLRESGVEVIEGVCEQECRDLVADFLIWQQHKRPYVMLKMAATLDGRIATRKGQSKWISCDKSREEVQELRAGIGLCGGAILVGGGTFRTDNPQLTVRGENAGPQPLACVLTSRLPQPDADFHLLKDRPEQTVFMVSPAAAASTTAKALRDIGVRVLALGPGMHGGPDFPNLLRAVWEELNCPYMLCEGGGHLALSLLEAGLVDDFRLHLAPMILGDEDALPLFSGRAPLSLEDALRMRVSNTHLCGEDIHIHLRPLEAAKA is encoded by the coding sequence ATGTCTGAACTGGATTTTGTTCCCTTTATGCGTGAAGCCATTGATCTTGCAGAAAAAGGTCGGTGGCATGCCTGCCCCAACCCCACGGTGGGGGCGGTGCTGGTGCGCGATGGGCAAATTGTGGCTCGGGGCTGGCACCACGCCGCCGGAGAGGATCATGCAGAAGTGGACTGCATCAAGGATGCGGCCTCGCGAGGCATAAATCCTGCGGAATGCACCCTGGTTGTCACGCTTGAACCGTGCTGCCATCAGGGCAAAACACCCCCCTGCACCGAGGCCATCAAGGCTGCGGGCATCAAAAAGGTGGTCGTGGGCCTTGCTGATCCCAATCCTGTTGCCTGCGGCGGCGCTTGCCAGCTGCGCGAAAGCGGCGTTGAAGTGATTGAAGGCGTCTGCGAGCAGGAATGCCGCGACCTTGTGGCCGATTTTCTGATCTGGCAGCAGCACAAGCGCCCCTATGTAATGCTGAAAATGGCCGCCACCCTTGATGGACGCATCGCCACCCGCAAGGGCCAGTCAAAATGGATAAGCTGCGATAAATCCAGAGAAGAAGTGCAGGAACTGCGCGCGGGCATCGGCCTTTGCGGCGGCGCTATTCTCGTGGGCGGCGGCACCTTTCGCACTGACAACCCACAGCTTACCGTGCGGGGCGAAAACGCCGGGCCGCAGCCTCTGGCCTGCGTACTTACCTCACGCCTGCCCCAGCCCGATGCGGATTTTCACCTGCTTAAAGACCGCCCGGAACAGACAGTTTTTATGGTTTCGCCCGCTGCGGCGGCCTCCACCACTGCCAAGGCCCTGCGCGACATCGGCGTGAGAGTTCTGGCGCTAGGCCCCGGCATGCACGGTGGGCCGGACTTTCCCAATCTGCTGCGCGCAGTGTGGGAAGAACTGAACTGCCCCTACATGCTTTGCGAGGGCGGCGGGCATCTGGCCCTGAGCCTGCTGGAAGCGGGCCTTGTGGACGACTTCCGCCTGCACCTTGCGCCCATGATTCTGGGCGACGAAGACGCCCTGCCGCTCTTTTCCGGTCGCGCGCCCCTGAGCCTGGAAGACGCCCTGCGCATGCGCGTGAGCAATACGCACCTGTGCGGCGAGGACATACACATTCACCTGCGGCCTCTTGAAGCCGCCAAGGCATAG